The Streptomyces europaeiscabiei genome window below encodes:
- the galT gene encoding galactose-1-phosphate uridylyltransferase: MKKTSTRLADGRELIYYDLRDDTVRDAVDKRPLDRTVTTSEVRRDPLLGDSVAIASHRQGRIYHPPANECPLCPSEGDRLSEIPDSSYDAVVFENRFPSLAGDSGRCEVVCFTSDHNASFADLTDEQARLVLDAWTDRTAELSHLPSVEQVFCFENRGAEIGVTLGHPHGQIYAYPFTTPRTALMLRSIAAHKDATGGENLFDAVLERELADERIVLRTEHWVAFVPYAAHWPYEIHLYPTRRVPDLLALDEDARSEFPKVYLELLRRFDRIFGEGEPPTPYIAAWHQAPFGTLEEFEGVQREDFALHLELFTIRRTSGKLKFLAGSESGMNVFINDVPPERAAERLREVASS; this comes from the coding sequence GTGAAGAAGACCTCGACCCGACTGGCCGACGGTCGTGAGCTGATCTATTACGACCTGCGCGACGACACCGTGCGCGACGCGGTGGACAAGCGGCCCCTGGATCGCACCGTCACCACTTCGGAGGTGCGCCGGGACCCGCTGCTCGGCGACTCGGTCGCGATCGCCTCGCACCGGCAGGGCCGCATCTACCACCCCCCGGCGAACGAATGTCCGCTCTGCCCCTCCGAGGGCGACCGGCTCAGCGAGATCCCGGACTCCTCGTACGACGCCGTCGTCTTCGAGAACCGCTTTCCCTCCCTCGCCGGTGACTCCGGCCGCTGCGAGGTCGTCTGCTTCACCTCGGACCACAACGCGTCCTTCGCCGACCTGACCGACGAGCAGGCACGCCTCGTCCTGGACGCGTGGACCGACCGCACCGCGGAGCTGTCGCACCTGCCCTCCGTCGAGCAGGTGTTCTGCTTCGAGAACCGCGGCGCCGAGATCGGCGTGACCCTGGGGCACCCGCACGGGCAGATCTACGCGTACCCCTTCACCACACCCCGCACCGCTCTGATGCTGCGCTCCATCGCGGCACACAAGGACGCCACCGGTGGCGAGAACCTCTTCGACGCCGTCCTGGAGCGCGAGCTCGCCGACGAGCGGATCGTGCTCCGGACCGAGCACTGGGTCGCCTTCGTGCCGTACGCGGCGCACTGGCCGTACGAGATCCACCTGTACCCGACGCGCCGGGTGCCGGACCTCCTCGCCCTCGACGAGGACGCGCGCTCAGAATTCCCCAAGGTCTATCTGGAACTCTTGAGGCGCTTCGACCGGATCTTCGGTGAGGGTGAGCCTCCGACGCCGTACATAGCGGCCTGGCACCAGGCGCCGTTCGGCACGCTGGAGGAGTTCGAGGGTGTCCAGCGTGAGGACTTCGCGCTCCACCTCGAGCTTTTCACCATCCGCCGCACCTCCGGCAAGCTGAAATTCCTCGCGGGTTCCGAATCCGGCATGAACGTGTTCATCAACGACGTGCCGCCGGAGCGCGCGGCCGAGCGACTGCGAGAGGTAGCGAGTTCATGA
- a CDS encoding DUF397 domain-containing protein, whose translation MVHGVRGRPPPPSRVAHVPPCDTCGGVSPLQTGVLVRDSKVPHGEILTVSADTFVAFLDGLGHD comes from the coding sequence ATCGTCCACGGCGTCCGGGGCCGGCCCCCACCACCGAGCCGTGTCGCGCACGTACCGCCGTGCGACACCTGCGGAGGCGTAAGTCCGCTCCAAACCGGGGTCCTCGTGCGGGACTCCAAAGTCCCCCATGGAGAGATCCTCACCGTATCGGCGGACACGTTCGTAGCGTTTCTGGACGGTCTGGGACACGATTGA
- a CDS encoding DUF397 domain-containing protein — translation MAQSLNWQKSTFSGGAEGNACVELAAAPGNISLRESDTPTTHLSTTPTPLAALLHHIKTGGPGTTAN, via the coding sequence ATGGCTCAGTCCCTGAACTGGCAGAAGTCCACCTTCTCCGGTGGCGCCGAGGGCAACGCGTGCGTCGAACTCGCCGCAGCGCCCGGCAACATCAGCCTCCGCGAATCCGACACCCCCACCACCCACCTCAGCACCACCCCCACCCCCCTCGCCGCCCTCCTCCACCACATAAAAACCGGTGGCCCCGGGACGACGGCGAACTGA
- a CDS encoding universal stress protein — translation MQPVVTVGLDGSPESHAAARWAADEAEKRKLTLRLLHAWPLLAPEPTGTGTPPEVDQNYWAKRLVHTARAELQTRHPGLLVVGSLVPDDAQSALIQAASESEMTVLGSRRLESVESYFLGDISLPVVARAQRPVVLVRADAQERAGEEAPHSPHEATASRVVVALKLHDSSDELLDFAFHSAAARGVPLLAVHGRSVPLHARVPWGVDHDATEELTGDARKLLDKALRPWREKYPQVDVADSVRLTGHAKAVMHAAEGASLLVVGRSAHRHGLGSHLGHVVQAALHHVRCPVAVVPHG, via the coding sequence ATGCAACCAGTTGTCACCGTGGGCCTGGACGGCTCACCCGAGAGCCATGCCGCCGCCCGCTGGGCCGCCGATGAGGCCGAGAAGCGCAAGCTGACCCTGCGTCTTCTGCATGCGTGGCCGCTGCTGGCGCCTGAACCGACCGGCACTGGCACTCCCCCGGAGGTCGACCAGAACTACTGGGCGAAGCGTCTCGTCCACACCGCGCGAGCAGAGCTCCAGACCCGCCACCCGGGACTGCTGGTCGTCGGGAGCCTGGTACCCGACGACGCCCAGAGTGCCCTGATCCAGGCTGCTTCGGAGTCGGAGATGACCGTGCTCGGCTCACGGAGGCTGGAGTCGGTGGAAAGCTACTTCCTGGGGGACATCAGCCTGCCCGTCGTCGCACGGGCCCAGCGGCCGGTCGTCCTCGTCCGGGCCGATGCCCAGGAGCGGGCCGGGGAGGAAGCGCCCCATTCGCCCCATGAGGCAACCGCGAGCCGCGTGGTCGTGGCCCTGAAACTGCACGACTCCTCCGACGAACTGCTGGACTTCGCCTTCCACTCCGCCGCCGCCAGAGGCGTTCCGCTCCTGGCCGTCCACGGGCGGAGTGTGCCGCTCCACGCACGCGTGCCCTGGGGTGTGGACCACGATGCCACCGAGGAACTGACCGGGGACGCACGAAAGCTGCTGGACAAGGCGCTGCGCCCCTGGCGCGAGAAGTATCCGCAGGTGGACGTGGCCGACAGTGTGCGTCTGACCGGCCACGCCAAGGCCGTCATGCACGCCGCCGAGGGTGCCTCACTGCTGGTGGTGGGCCGCAGTGCGCACCGCCACGGGCTGGGATCCCACCTGGGCCACGTGGTACAGGCAGCGCTCCATCACGTGCGCTGCCCGGTGGCCGTCGTCCCCCACGGTTGA
- a CDS encoding type II toxin-antitoxin system RelE family toxin: MTYRIIWEPGATSAAVRFLADDPTGLAAVYEAVDTLAKAPRPANSTAYGPDARRLRVGRYRVLYLIDDDLIRILVANLGRTP, encoded by the coding sequence GTGACCTATCGCATCATCTGGGAGCCGGGTGCCACGAGCGCAGCCGTGCGGTTCCTCGCGGACGACCCCACGGGACTCGCCGCTGTGTACGAGGCCGTGGATACCCTCGCGAAAGCGCCGCGCCCCGCGAACTCCACTGCCTACGGCCCCGACGCCCGGCGCCTCCGGGTCGGCCGCTACCGCGTTCTCTATCTGATTGACGACGACTTGATTCGTATCCTCGTCGCGAACCTGGGGCGCACCCCGTAG
- a CDS encoding WXG100 family type VII secretion target, with protein sequence MAGGIFDGMSHERMLQWLDQANSGTVQSAADRLATVAEEIHKIADELKIRPQWVEWKGEGADAFRAWTADLANSTLRLGDFSESSAKWLAQASDAIARAQAAIPRTAEGAQVNLDATTVAHNDPDAGTVSAKSAGELAALAAGKEKVRQEAAAEMVKLGQAYEFSAVQLNALERPKFAPPPTAIVPDDPMQVYDRESLTRSGAAGQEDVSAGTGSTSVSQRAGAVGDPDGSEPSTHGRTLPERSAPSVDEPPTRMGIDSVETLPQDKRTATGPPSGPPGAGRLEGPGSPPHSNWVPPVTGRQGLPVGGPPAQGRAAGTGRMPQFPAGQAVHSPNAPRTPGGGTGIVGGRPVTPPLGGQAGTPHRGTVVGAPPGSTGRPPMGPTTGTATPTGRAAGQQGPTPGRRLPSPNGGVIGGAPQQTGRAVRSSGGSGGTAGTGTTSGGGTTRGGIVGGAPSGIRPGENRGTGTARVSGQNSSTRTDNRNVRPRRPASNEEPRRQGNSRTAPPAAD encoded by the coding sequence ATGGCAGGCGGCATCTTCGACGGCATGAGCCACGAGCGCATGCTCCAGTGGCTCGACCAGGCCAACAGCGGCACAGTCCAGTCCGCTGCCGACCGGCTGGCAACAGTGGCCGAGGAGATCCACAAGATCGCCGACGAGCTCAAGATCCGCCCCCAGTGGGTCGAGTGGAAGGGCGAGGGCGCCGACGCCTTCCGCGCCTGGACCGCCGACCTCGCCAACTCCACCTTGCGCCTGGGCGACTTCAGCGAGAGCTCCGCGAAGTGGCTGGCCCAGGCCTCCGACGCCATCGCCCGCGCCCAGGCCGCGATCCCACGCACGGCGGAGGGGGCTCAGGTGAACCTCGACGCGACGACGGTGGCGCACAACGACCCCGACGCGGGCACGGTGAGCGCCAAGTCGGCGGGCGAGCTTGCGGCACTGGCGGCCGGCAAGGAGAAGGTGCGGCAGGAGGCCGCCGCGGAGATGGTGAAGCTGGGCCAGGCTTACGAGTTCTCGGCGGTGCAGCTGAACGCGCTGGAGAGGCCCAAGTTCGCGCCGCCGCCGACGGCGATCGTGCCGGACGACCCGATGCAAGTCTATGACCGGGAGTCACTGACCCGATCAGGCGCTGCAGGTCAGGAAGATGTCTCGGCAGGGACCGGCTCGACTTCGGTGTCCCAAAGGGCCGGTGCGGTGGGTGACCCCGATGGGTCGGAGCCCTCAACCCACGGGAGGACGCTGCCTGAGCGCTCCGCGCCGTCGGTGGACGAGCCTCCGACCCGGATGGGTATCGATTCCGTGGAGACGCTGCCGCAGGACAAGCGGACAGCGACGGGTCCGCCAAGCGGTCCGCCCGGTGCCGGACGGTTGGAGGGGCCTGGAAGTCCTCCGCACTCGAATTGGGTTCCCCCGGTGACGGGCAGACAGGGTCTGCCCGTTGGTGGCCCTCCGGCGCAGGGGCGGGCGGCGGGGACTGGACGTATGCCTCAGTTTCCTGCTGGTCAGGCCGTTCACTCTCCGAATGCCCCGCGTACGCCGGGTGGTGGTACCGGCATCGTCGGCGGTCGTCCAGTCACGCCGCCCTTGGGCGGGCAGGCGGGGACGCCTCATCGTGGAACAGTGGTGGGGGCACCACCGGGCTCGACCGGTCGCCCCCCGATGGGCCCCACCACCGGTACGGCGACTCCCACAGGACGAGCGGCCGGTCAGCAGGGACCGACGCCCGGTCGCCGTCTCCCCTCGCCGAACGGCGGCGTCATCGGAGGCGCTCCGCAACAGACGGGCCGTGCGGTGCGCAGCTCTGGTGGCTCGGGTGGGACAGCAGGAACCGGTACGACCTCCGGTGGTGGTACGACGCGTGGCGGCATCGTAGGCGGTGCACCCAGCGGAATTCGCCCTGGCGAGAACAGAGGAACAGGCACCGCTCGCGTATCCGGGCAGAACTCCTCAACGCGCACGGACAACAGGAACGTTCGGCCACGCCGCCCTGCCAGCAACGAGGAGCCCCGACGGCAGGGCAACAGCCGCACCGCACCACCGGCCGCCGACTGA
- the galK gene encoding galactokinase, producing MSEAVVVAERFEELYGAEPEGVWAAPGRVNLIGEHTDYNDGFVMPFALPHTTIAAVSRRTDGRLRLHSDDVEGGVVELSLDGLTPEVDRSWTAYPSGVVWALREAGHTAVTGADIHLTSTVPTGAGLSSSAALEVVVALALNDLFSLGLKGWQLARLCQRAENVYVGAPTGIMDQTASACCETGHALFLDTRDLSQRQIPFDLAAEGMQLLVVDTQVKHSHSEGEYGKRRAGCEKGAALLGVDALRDVAYDELDAALDRLGDEEEVRRLVRHVVTEDQRVERVVSLLESGETRAIGPILTDGHTSLRDDFRISCPELDLVVDTALSSGALGARMTGGGFGGSAIVLVEATDVGTVTKAVEEAFATADYTPPRVFVAVPSAGARRVS from the coding sequence ATGAGCGAGGCTGTCGTCGTCGCCGAGCGGTTCGAGGAGCTGTACGGGGCGGAGCCGGAGGGAGTGTGGGCTGCGCCGGGCCGGGTGAACCTCATCGGCGAGCACACCGACTACAACGACGGCTTCGTCATGCCCTTCGCCCTCCCGCACACCACGATCGCGGCGGTGTCCCGGCGCACGGACGGCCGTCTGCGCCTGCACTCCGACGACGTCGAGGGCGGCGTGGTCGAGCTGTCCCTCGACGGGCTGACCCCGGAGGTCGACCGCTCCTGGACGGCGTACCCGTCCGGCGTCGTCTGGGCCCTGCGTGAGGCCGGCCACACGGCCGTCACCGGCGCCGACATCCACCTCACGTCGACGGTCCCGACCGGCGCCGGCCTGTCCTCCTCGGCCGCCCTGGAAGTGGTCGTCGCCCTCGCCCTCAACGACCTCTTCTCCCTAGGCCTCAAGGGCTGGCAGCTGGCCCGCCTGTGCCAGCGCGCCGAGAACGTCTACGTCGGCGCCCCGACCGGGATCATGGACCAGACGGCCTCCGCGTGCTGCGAGACCGGCCATGCCCTGTTCCTCGACACCCGCGACCTCTCCCAGCGCCAGATCCCCTTCGACCTGGCCGCCGAGGGCATGCAGCTCCTCGTCGTCGACACCCAGGTCAAGCACTCCCACAGCGAGGGCGAGTACGGCAAGCGCCGCGCCGGCTGCGAGAAGGGCGCGGCCCTGCTCGGCGTCGACGCGCTGCGGGACGTCGCGTACGACGAGCTGGACGCCGCCCTCGACCGCCTCGGCGACGAGGAGGAGGTCCGCCGCCTGGTCCGCCACGTGGTGACGGAGGACCAGCGGGTGGAGAGGGTGGTCTCCCTCCTGGAATCGGGCGAGACCCGGGCGATCGGCCCGATCCTCACCGACGGACATACGTCGTTGCGCGACGACTTCCGCATCTCCTGCCCCGAACTGGACCTCGTCGTCGACACGGCCCTGTCCTCGGGCGCCCTCGGGGCCCGGATGACCGGCGGCGGTTTCGGTGGCTCCGCGATCGTCCTGGTCGAGGCTACCGACGTGGGCACGGTCACCAAGGCGGTCGAGGAGGCCTTCGCCACGGCCGACTACACGCCCCCGCGCGTCTTCGTGGCGGTACCCTCGGCGGGCGCGCGACGGGTTTCGTGA
- a CDS encoding type II toxin-antitoxin system Phd/YefM family antitoxin, with the protein MTEIAISVARSQLGDLVRRAAHGRETIALTDHGHVAALLVSPQVIEDLEDALALADYQRRKAEGTLEEGVPHEEVGRMLGLRP; encoded by the coding sequence GTGACTGAGATTGCGATCAGCGTAGCCCGCTCCCAACTCGGCGACCTCGTCCGTCGCGCCGCCCACGGCCGCGAGACCATCGCCCTCACCGACCACGGTCACGTGGCCGCGCTTCTTGTCTCGCCGCAGGTGATAGAGGATCTTGAAGACGCCCTGGCCCTCGCCGACTATCAGCGGCGCAAGGCGGAGGGCACCCTCGAAGAGGGCGTCCCGCATGAGGAGGTCGGGCGAATGCTGGGGCTGCGTCCGTGA
- the mycP gene encoding type VII secretion-associated serine protease mycosin — MHTTSPRHGRHRAMASAILGLLLVGSAGAPAYAESIREQQWFLDAMKAEQMWQTSTGEGITVAVIDSGVNAANPDLKGRVLPGKDLAPDQPGDERTDYGDHGTGMAGLIAGTGAWNGGQGAFGLAPGAKILPIRMPKDGTAANKAEGNRRFNEVVPKAIRYAADEGAQVINISLATTEGSPQLTAAVKYALDKGSLIFAGAGNDGDKANEVMYPAATPGVVAMAAVGRDLHRTEESQHGPQVDMAAPGEDMVHACGTETGLCKSHGTSDATALASASAALIWSKHPTWTNNQVLRVMLNTIGAPTDGAKRNDSIGYGIVRPRIALQNPGDPGPADEYPLPDLAAAASASPSPGPSATDAAGSSAQEKGTEKAASASKDNTMVWIVLGGIAAALLGGTITAFVVVRKHRALKAVLSPVTTYPLGQLQHPAPHYPPSPYSPPNTSGHNAPTDRGTGST; from the coding sequence ATGCACACCACCAGCCCTCGACACGGACGCCACCGTGCCATGGCCTCGGCGATACTCGGCCTGCTGCTGGTGGGCTCTGCGGGAGCACCGGCCTATGCCGAGTCGATCCGAGAGCAGCAGTGGTTCCTCGACGCCATGAAGGCCGAGCAGATGTGGCAGACCAGCACTGGTGAGGGAATCACGGTCGCCGTGATCGATTCGGGGGTGAATGCGGCCAACCCCGATCTGAAGGGCCGCGTCCTGCCGGGCAAGGACCTCGCCCCCGATCAGCCGGGAGACGAGCGCACCGACTACGGGGACCACGGTACGGGCATGGCTGGGCTGATCGCAGGAACCGGCGCGTGGAACGGTGGGCAAGGTGCTTTCGGGTTGGCCCCCGGTGCCAAGATTCTCCCCATCCGGATGCCTAAGGACGGGACCGCGGCCAACAAAGCCGAAGGGAACAGGCGGTTCAACGAGGTTGTCCCGAAAGCGATCCGTTACGCAGCGGACGAGGGTGCCCAAGTCATCAATATCTCCCTCGCGACCACGGAGGGCTCGCCGCAACTTACGGCAGCGGTGAAGTACGCCTTGGACAAAGGCTCATTGATCTTCGCCGGCGCGGGTAACGACGGAGACAAAGCCAACGAAGTCATGTATCCAGCAGCCACGCCGGGTGTAGTGGCGATGGCCGCCGTCGGTAGAGACCTCCACAGGACCGAAGAGTCCCAGCATGGTCCGCAGGTGGATATGGCAGCGCCAGGTGAGGATATGGTGCACGCCTGTGGTACCGAGACCGGCCTGTGTAAGAGCCACGGCACCAGCGACGCCACCGCCCTCGCCTCCGCCAGCGCCGCCCTCATCTGGTCCAAGCACCCCACCTGGACCAACAACCAGGTCCTCCGCGTCATGCTCAACACCATCGGCGCCCCCACCGACGGCGCCAAGCGCAACGACTCCATCGGCTACGGCATCGTCCGCCCCCGCATCGCCCTGCAGAACCCCGGCGACCCGGGCCCCGCCGACGAATACCCGCTCCCGGACCTCGCAGCGGCGGCCTCCGCGTCGCCGTCTCCCGGGCCGTCGGCAACCGATGCCGCCGGTTCCTCCGCCCAGGAGAAGGGCACCGAGAAGGCAGCCTCCGCGTCCAAGGACAACACCATGGTGTGGATCGTTTTGGGCGGCATCGCCGCAGCACTTCTCGGCGGGACGATCACAGCCTTCGTAGTCGTCCGCAAACACCGTGCCCTGAAAGCTGTGCTAAGCCCGGTAACCACGTACCCCCTGGGCCAACTCCAGCACCCCGCACCGCACTATCCGCCTTCTCCGTACTCACCTCCCAATACCTCGGGCCACAACGCTCCCACCGACCGGGGGACGGGCTCCACCTGA
- the galE gene encoding UDP-glucose 4-epimerase GalE encodes MSGKYLVTGGAGYVGSVVAQHLLEAGHEVVVLDNLSTGFREGVPTGASFIEGDIRDAAKWLDSSFDAVLHFAAFSQVGESVVKPEKYWDNNVGGTMALLGAMREAGVRKLVFSSTAATYGEPETTPIVESAPTKPTNPYGASKLAVDHMITGEAAAHGLGAVSLRYFNVAGAYGSCGERHDPESHLIPLVLQVAQGKRDAISVFGDDYPTPDGTCIRDYIHVADLADAHLLALDAARPGEHLICNLGNGNGFSVREVIETVRQVTGHPIPEVVAPRRAGDPATLVASAATARERLGWNPSRADLAEIVADAWQFAQTRTQ; translated from the coding sequence ATGAGCGGTAAGTACCTGGTCACCGGTGGCGCGGGCTATGTCGGCAGCGTGGTCGCCCAGCATCTGCTGGAGGCGGGCCACGAGGTCGTCGTCCTCGACAACCTCTCCACGGGCTTCCGCGAGGGCGTGCCCACGGGCGCGTCCTTCATCGAGGGCGACATCCGGGACGCCGCCAAATGGCTGGACTCCTCCTTCGACGCCGTCCTCCACTTCGCCGCGTTCTCGCAGGTCGGCGAGTCCGTCGTGAAGCCGGAGAAGTACTGGGACAACAACGTCGGCGGCACCATGGCCCTGCTCGGCGCGATGCGCGAGGCGGGCGTCCGCAAGCTGGTGTTCTCCTCCACGGCAGCCACGTACGGCGAGCCGGAGACGACCCCGATCGTCGAGTCCGCGCCGACGAAGCCGACGAACCCGTACGGCGCCTCCAAGCTCGCCGTCGACCACATGATCACCGGAGAGGCCGCCGCCCACGGCCTGGGCGCCGTCTCGCTGCGCTACTTCAACGTGGCCGGCGCGTACGGCTCCTGCGGTGAGCGCCACGACCCCGAGTCGCACCTCATCCCGCTGGTCCTCCAGGTCGCGCAGGGAAAGAGGGACGCGATCTCCGTCTTCGGCGACGACTACCCGACCCCCGACGGCACCTGCATCCGCGACTACATCCACGTCGCCGACCTCGCCGACGCCCACCTGCTGGCGCTCGACGCCGCGCGGCCCGGCGAACACCTCATCTGCAACCTCGGCAACGGCAACGGCTTCTCGGTGCGGGAAGTGATCGAGACCGTCCGCCAGGTCACCGGCCACCCGATCCCCGAGGTCGTCGCCCCGCGCCGAGCCGGCGACCCGGCGACCCTGGTCGCCTCCGCCGCCACGGCCCGCGAACGCCTCGGCTGGAACCCGTCCCGGGCGGACCTCGCGGAGATCGTCGCGGACGCGTGGCAGTTCGCGCAGACGCGGACGCAGTAG
- a CDS encoding GNAT family N-acetyltransferase, translating into MFRIETEVDRERSQLLLSRLRASNTAASPILRDLRGTPGEREAPLQVWALDEAGELVGGLAGHTWATWLHVTYLWVDERHRGAGLGSHLLSTAELTASRDRGCHSVRLETWDFQAPEFYKRLGYEVVCVIPDYPPGITEYTLTKRLG; encoded by the coding sequence ATGTTTCGTATCGAGACAGAAGTCGACAGGGAACGAAGCCAATTACTACTTTCCCGACTGCGCGCCAGCAACACCGCCGCCTCGCCGATCCTCCGCGACCTGCGTGGCACCCCCGGTGAACGCGAAGCCCCGCTCCAGGTGTGGGCCCTGGACGAGGCAGGGGAGCTCGTCGGCGGCCTGGCCGGCCACACCTGGGCCACCTGGCTGCACGTCACCTACCTCTGGGTCGACGAACGCCACCGGGGCGCGGGCCTCGGCTCGCACCTGCTGTCGACGGCCGAACTCACAGCCTCCCGCGACCGCGGCTGCCACTCCGTCCGCCTGGAGACCTGGGACTTCCAGGCCCCGGAGTTCTACAAACGACTCGGCTACGAGGTGGTGTGCGTGATCCCCGACTATCCACCGGGGATCACGGAGTACACGCTGACGAAGAGGCTGGGGTGA
- a CDS encoding helix-turn-helix domain-containing protein produces the protein MPPKRHLTARRVRLGSELRKLREATGMKAREAATLLGADSVQMSQIESGVAGVSAARVRRLAAHYVCTDEGLIEALAAMATDRTQGWWEEYRNVLPSVNLDLAEAEHHAAFLREVVITYVPGLLQTPDYARAVFGYMRPELPDGELTPRVEHRMRRRTVIEGDAPTPYEAIVHEFALRIRVADRHVSRAQLRQILDQTDQGHVSVRVIPIDQDGFGGAGASMMYMGGPVPQLDTGLREAATGTAFIDSEPQLRTLRTLFRKVEEATLDPTASRDFIHRLSKEL, from the coding sequence GTGCCGCCAAAGAGGCATCTCACGGCGCGCAGAGTGCGACTGGGTTCTGAGCTGCGCAAACTGCGCGAGGCGACGGGCATGAAAGCTCGGGAGGCCGCAACGCTCCTAGGGGCCGACTCGGTCCAGATGAGCCAGATCGAGTCCGGGGTCGCGGGCGTGAGCGCCGCTCGCGTACGTCGCCTCGCCGCTCACTACGTCTGTACGGACGAGGGGTTGATCGAGGCCTTGGCCGCGATGGCGACCGATCGCACGCAGGGCTGGTGGGAGGAGTACCGGAACGTACTGCCTTCGGTGAACCTGGACTTGGCCGAGGCTGAGCACCATGCGGCGTTCCTGCGCGAGGTCGTCATCACTTACGTTCCGGGACTCCTCCAGACCCCGGATTACGCCCGAGCAGTCTTCGGGTACATGCGCCCGGAGCTCCCCGACGGCGAGTTGACACCCCGGGTGGAACACCGCATGAGACGCCGCACTGTCATCGAAGGCGACGCCCCCACCCCGTACGAGGCGATCGTCCATGAGTTCGCCCTGCGTATCCGCGTGGCCGACCGGCACGTCTCCCGCGCCCAACTTCGGCAGATCCTGGATCAGACCGACCAGGGGCACGTCTCCGTGCGCGTCATCCCGATCGACCAGGACGGCTTCGGCGGGGCCGGCGCCTCGATGATGTACATGGGAGGCCCGGTCCCCCAACTCGACACCGGACTCCGAGAAGCCGCCACGGGTACCGCGTTCATCGATTCGGAACCCCAACTGAGAACGCTTCGAACACTTTTCCGTAAAGTGGAGGAGGCGACGCTGGACCCCACCGCGTCCCGGGACTTCATCCACCGCTTGTCGAAGGAACTGTGA
- a CDS encoding ATP-binding protein — MPEAAAEPWEYVLHIPHDPRAVTVSRRTLRLILTMHGLTALLDPAELLATELIANAVLHTKGPAALRVRWSGNTLWIGAWDADPEPPEPPGRSAQRPDAEAGRGLALVRACTDVWGWQPSSRFGHPGKYVWCEVMAA, encoded by the coding sequence ATGCCCGAAGCGGCAGCCGAACCCTGGGAGTACGTCCTCCACATCCCCCACGACCCCCGGGCCGTCACCGTCTCCCGCCGCACCCTCCGTCTGATCCTCACGATGCACGGCCTGACCGCCCTGCTGGACCCCGCCGAACTTCTCGCCACCGAGCTGATCGCCAACGCCGTACTCCACACCAAGGGCCCCGCCGCCCTCCGCGTGCGCTGGTCGGGGAACACCCTGTGGATCGGGGCGTGGGACGCCGACCCCGAACCCCCCGAGCCGCCGGGGCGGTCGGCGCAACGACCCGACGCGGAGGCCGGCCGAGGCCTCGCCCTCGTACGCGCCTGCACGGACGTATGGGGCTGGCAGCCGTCATCCCGCTTCGGGCACCCCGGCAAATACGTGTGGTGCGAAGTGATGGCCGCGTAG